The Microbulbifer sp. YPW1 genome contains a region encoding:
- a CDS encoding carbohydrate-binding protein: MKTTAIAMTAIALSSTVLAADWDGIPVPADPGEGNTWELQSLSDDFNYDAAAFGKSEAFFERWSEGFINPWLGPDLTEFYGPNSSVENGNLIIKASRKPGTEKIHTGAIHSKESLIYPLYMEASVKITNLTLANAFWLLSADSTQEIDILETYGSDRPSEVWFDQRIHLSHHVFIRDPFQDYQPKDPSTWYAKPDGGSWREDYVRVGTYWKDPWTLEYYVNGELVRVSSGADVIDPYGFTNGTGLNKPMQAIFDAEHQGWRDTQGTLPPSDEELADPARNKFQVEWVRFYKPVPEASNCGPDDTAPGNSGIEVTIEMSEFTSTGKDGAPVAWDAVHGFNANGENINYNTLGDWAEYQVEFPRAGYYWVTLAAATPTPSGTAADVQLDGTYEGTITVTNTGGWEKYRDFELENPIYIANTGTHTLRVQSSGGAAWQWNGDEVRFSRNKGQSLHRNTESEKPRNGDVDRCQRPD; encoded by the coding sequence ATGAAAACCACTGCTATCGCAATGACCGCCATCGCCCTGTCATCAACTGTACTTGCCGCAGATTGGGACGGAATCCCTGTACCCGCCGACCCCGGAGAAGGTAATACCTGGGAACTCCAATCACTGTCGGATGATTTCAACTACGACGCAGCCGCTTTTGGTAAGAGTGAAGCTTTCTTTGAACGCTGGAGTGAAGGCTTTATCAACCCGTGGCTGGGCCCCGACCTGACCGAATTTTACGGACCAAACTCGTCGGTCGAAAATGGCAATCTGATTATCAAGGCGAGCCGCAAGCCGGGCACGGAAAAAATCCATACTGGCGCGATTCACTCAAAAGAGAGCCTGATTTATCCGCTGTACATGGAAGCCAGCGTGAAAATCACCAACCTCACTCTGGCCAATGCCTTCTGGCTTTTGAGCGCCGACTCCACCCAGGAAATCGATATCCTCGAAACCTACGGCAGTGACCGTCCATCGGAAGTCTGGTTCGACCAGCGTATCCATCTGAGCCACCACGTCTTTATCCGCGATCCTTTCCAGGACTATCAGCCGAAGGATCCTAGTACCTGGTATGCGAAACCCGACGGCGGCAGCTGGCGAGAAGACTATGTGCGCGTAGGTACCTACTGGAAAGACCCGTGGACGCTGGAGTATTACGTTAACGGTGAACTGGTACGTGTCTCCTCTGGTGCTGATGTAATCGACCCTTACGGATTTACCAATGGCACTGGCCTAAACAAGCCGATGCAGGCCATTTTTGATGCAGAACACCAGGGCTGGCGTGATACGCAGGGAACACTACCGCCGTCTGACGAAGAGTTGGCTGATCCTGCGCGCAATAAATTCCAGGTTGAATGGGTACGCTTTTACAAACCGGTTCCCGAAGCCAGCAACTGCGGGCCCGATGATACTGCTCCCGGAAATAGCGGTATTGAAGTTACGATCGAAATGTCCGAATTCACCTCAACGGGCAAGGATGGCGCACCGGTTGCCTGGGACGCGGTACACGGATTCAACGCGAATGGCGAAAATATTAACTACAACACCCTGGGAGACTGGGCGGAATATCAGGTGGAATTTCCGCGCGCAGGCTACTACTGGGTAACACTGGCCGCCGCCACGCCTACCCCATCGGGGACTGCCGCAGACGTACAGCTGGATGGCACCTATGAGGGCACTATCACCGTTACTAACACCGGCGGATGGGAGAAGTATCGGGATTTTGAGCTGGAAAACCCGATCTATATTGCCAATACCGGCACTCACACACTGCGGGTACAAAGCTCCGGCGGCGCGGCTTGGCAGTGGAATGGTGATGAGGTTCGGTTCTCCCGCAACAAAGGGCAGTCTCTACATCGCAATACCGAAAGTGAAAAGCCGAGAAATGGTGATGTAGATCGTTGCCAACGGCCGGACTAA
- a CDS encoding SMP-30/gluconolactonase/LRE family protein, giving the protein MLSNRAYSMQGVIFALLGISMNALSANTHQVEIFDTRALDVLAQNAEVELLAEGFEWTEGPVWVEANPAAGGFDKGSLLFSDIPTHRVLRYVPGEGVSVYLEDSGFSNGLVLSQGKQLLLMQSRSRQVARMDAPLALPQRQFKVLASKYEHGRLNSPNDGVLHNSGILFFTDPPYGLPKQLEDPEKDLDFQGIYALHPDGHLLLIDREVRYPNGIALSPEQHTLYVAASDPEAPAWYAYDVDEEGRVGQRRVFYRIDVDRKLEHGLPDGLKAHSSGMLFATGPGGVWLFDPSGKVLAKVHTPSIAANLAFNSDESAVYFTAHKTLLRLNLRKQ; this is encoded by the coding sequence ATGCTCAGTAATCGAGCTTATTCCATGCAGGGCGTAATTTTCGCCCTGCTGGGAATATCGATGAATGCCTTGTCGGCAAATACTCATCAAGTGGAAATCTTCGACACGCGGGCACTGGATGTACTTGCCCAGAATGCCGAAGTCGAATTACTCGCGGAGGGTTTCGAATGGACAGAAGGGCCGGTGTGGGTGGAAGCCAACCCGGCAGCAGGGGGATTTGATAAGGGAAGCTTGCTGTTTTCGGATATTCCCACCCATCGTGTTCTGCGTTATGTGCCGGGGGAGGGGGTTTCGGTCTATCTCGAGGACAGCGGCTTCTCCAACGGTCTTGTTCTGTCGCAGGGAAAGCAACTGCTATTGATGCAATCCCGCTCGCGACAGGTGGCACGAATGGATGCGCCCTTGGCTCTGCCGCAGCGACAGTTCAAGGTACTTGCCAGCAAGTACGAGCATGGACGCTTGAATAGTCCGAATGACGGTGTGCTGCATAACAGCGGTATTCTCTTTTTTACTGACCCGCCCTACGGCCTGCCAAAGCAATTGGAAGATCCGGAGAAAGATCTGGACTTCCAGGGAATCTATGCGCTTCACCCCGATGGGCACTTGCTGCTTATCGATCGGGAGGTTCGCTACCCAAATGGCATTGCGCTTTCACCAGAACAGCATACCTTGTATGTGGCCGCATCGGATCCGGAAGCCCCCGCCTGGTATGCCTATGATGTAGATGAAGAGGGAAGGGTTGGACAGCGCCGTGTCTTTTATAGAATCGATGTGGATCGTAAATTAGAGCACGGACTCCCGGATGGCTTAAAGGCGCACAGTTCAGGCATGCTTTTTGCGACTGGCCCTGGTGGTGTCTGGCTGTTTGATCCATCCGGCAAGGTACTTGCGAAAGTCCACACGCCCAGTATTGCCGCCAATCTTGCATTCAATAGTGACGAATCTGCTGTATATTTCACCGCGCATAAGACACTGCTTCGCCTGAATCTACGCAAGCAGTAG
- a CDS encoding carbohydrate-binding protein, whose protein sequence is MKLSFCALAALVCASNLHAADWDGIPVPADPGAGNTWELQSLSDDFNYSAPAVGKSSTFFERWSEGFINPWLGPDLTEFYAPNSSVEGGNLVIKASRKPGTNKIYTGAIHSKESLTYPLYMEARVKITNLTLANAFWLLSADSTQEIDTLETYGSDRPSEAWFDQRIHLSHHVFIRDPFQDYQPKDAGTWYATEDGSSWRDDFVRVGTYWKDPWTLEYYVNGKLARVTSGVAMIDPNGYTGGAGLNKPMQAIFDAEHQGWRDTQGTEPPTDAELADPTRNKFLVDWVRFYKPVPDTGNGSGNAIVKEMASFSTTGKDGTAVGGDSVIGFNPNGDNINYNTLGDWGDYTVNFPESGNYQVELVAASPESSGLGADISVDSSYVGTVSISSTGGWEQYSSFSLANPIYIATPGDHTIRVQSSGGSAWQWNGDEIRFTKVEDGGSPPPGSGSSITVEAESFDAVGGTFADGQPQAISVYSINGATAINYVNKGDFADYSISVAQAGTYDITYYIGTGVAGGQVDFLLFEGGSWVNKTQKAVPNVGWDNFQPLAGGSVYLSAGTHQLRLYGGGTNDWQWNLDRLVLTAN, encoded by the coding sequence ATGAAACTTTCCTTCTGTGCGTTAGCAGCGCTTGTCTGTGCCTCAAACCTTCACGCCGCCGACTGGGACGGGATTCCGGTACCCGCCGACCCCGGAGCGGGCAACACCTGGGAATTACAGTCGCTTTCTGACGACTTCAATTACAGCGCCCCGGCGGTGGGCAAGAGCAGTACTTTTTTTGAACGTTGGAGCGAGGGGTTCATCAATCCCTGGCTTGGACCGGACCTGACCGAGTTTTACGCACCAAACTCGTCCGTCGAAGGCGGCAACCTGGTGATCAAGGCGAGCCGCAAGCCGGGCACCAACAAAATCTATACCGGTGCGATCCACTCCAAAGAGAGCCTGACCTACCCGCTATACATGGAAGCACGGGTAAAAATTACTAACCTGACGCTTGCCAATGCTTTCTGGTTGCTGAGTGCTGATTCCACACAGGAAATCGACACGCTTGAGACATACGGCAGCGACCGTCCCAGCGAGGCCTGGTTTGACCAGCGCATCCACCTCAGCCACCACGTATTCATCCGCGATCCGTTTCAGGATTACCAGCCCAAAGATGCTGGCACCTGGTATGCCACAGAAGATGGCAGCAGCTGGCGCGATGACTTTGTTCGTGTAGGCACCTACTGGAAAGATCCCTGGACACTGGAATACTACGTCAATGGAAAACTCGCCCGAGTAACTTCCGGCGTCGCGATGATCGACCCCAACGGCTACACCGGAGGTGCCGGCCTTAACAAACCCATGCAGGCTATTTTTGATGCGGAACATCAAGGCTGGCGCGATACGCAGGGCACAGAGCCACCGACAGATGCTGAACTGGCAGATCCGACGCGCAACAAATTCCTGGTCGACTGGGTGCGCTTTTACAAACCTGTTCCGGATACGGGCAATGGTTCGGGTAATGCCATTGTCAAAGAGATGGCCAGTTTTTCCACAACCGGTAAAGACGGTACTGCAGTCGGCGGCGATAGCGTAATCGGCTTCAATCCAAACGGAGACAACATCAATTACAACACCCTCGGGGATTGGGGTGATTACACTGTCAACTTTCCCGAATCTGGAAACTACCAGGTTGAATTGGTCGCAGCATCACCGGAGTCCAGTGGGCTTGGCGCTGACATTAGCGTCGACAGCAGCTATGTAGGCACCGTTTCGATCAGCAGTACTGGCGGCTGGGAGCAATACAGCAGCTTTTCTCTCGCTAACCCCATCTACATCGCCACGCCAGGTGATCACACCATCCGGGTCCAAAGCTCAGGAGGTAGTGCCTGGCAGTGGAACGGTGACGAAATCCGTTTTACCAAGGTTGAGGATGGCGGCTCACCGCCTCCAGGCTCTGGATCGAGTATCACCGTAGAAGCGGAAAGCTTCGACGCCGTGGGCGGTACCTTCGCCGATGGCCAGCCACAAGCTATCAGTGTCTACAGCATAAATGGCGCTACGGCGATCAACTACGTCAACAAAGGCGACTTCGCAGACTATTCCATCTCCGTTGCCCAAGCGGGCACTTACGACATTACCTATTACATCGGCACCGGCGTAGCCGGTGGCCAAGTCGATTTCCTGTTATTCGAGGGTGGAAGCTGGGTCAACAAAACACAAAAGGCCGTTCCAAATGTGGGCTGGGACAACTTTCAGCCTCTCGCGGGCGGTTCGGTTTACCTGAGCGCGGGTACCCATCAGCTACGCCTGTACGGCGGAGGCACAAACGATTGGCAATGGAATCTGGACAGATTAGTCCTCACAGCCAATTAA
- a CDS encoding agarase has protein sequence MTRLIFSERLAILILAGTLSACGGGGSGSDNENQPPDNGSIQEDTRPDTFSFTAVNDAELNTEYTSSAITVSGINAAANISISGGEYSVNNGAFSDSTATVEDGDSVVVRISTGSQYGTAVTASLTIGGISADFTVTTKAELLPEPEPPTSDSVRVDFNLNMRHTVGGECEFDRRKFITVHASNTENDWIGGNAQSAGAPNEDPDLMTNFLDGYDVYLGRDTGGMKWQLSQLPEDGARPGFIDEAAAASQGGGMRWNYTEGTSDSAQLARQHEHRATDMIVGGQQHPYWPNGDDTGMGWSFSTTDTEEEPFGTAVGHYMANFLYEYFNRGEGDAYGQPKPLFLEVMNEPLYDLVDYPKTKDEGTTPEDVFKFHNAVANEVRAYRDAWDQPSHDDVLIGGYTVAFPDFDKDNFNRWQERDKLFIDIAGENMDFLSIHFYDFPAISGTRQLRRGSNVEATFDMLEQYSLMATGARMPFLVSEIGATVHSMMNDPWSPERDGYKLRALNGLTMNMLERPDQILKSIPFVTIKAEWGRQSETVPYSNRLMRQKKEASGETGDEWVYTEFVKFYQLWSEVKGTRVDSWASDLDVQTNAYVDGNTAYLILNNLEEEASTLDLSVLGVAGNTLQSVNIKELHYGNDGKPVLDETESAEMPQEFALKSQATAVLKLTFADSIAIASDSMETKYYADKYMQPITAGSKLQFAINDVTVGENGEAVLRLGIGRDHGKSLTPTVTINGNAVSAPEDYQGYDQYYNGKGRPQYFGVIEIPVDIAYLRQDNAIEIVFDDDGGFLSTATMQVFNTTAPLSRGARE, from the coding sequence ATGACGCGCCTGATTTTTTCTGAGCGGCTCGCGATACTGATTCTGGCTGGCACCCTAAGTGCCTGCGGCGGAGGAGGTAGCGGTAGTGACAACGAGAACCAACCACCAGACAATGGATCTATTCAAGAAGATACTCGCCCGGATACATTCTCCTTTACCGCGGTGAACGATGCAGAATTGAACACCGAGTACACTTCTTCCGCCATTACCGTTTCCGGGATCAATGCCGCGGCCAATATCAGCATCAGCGGTGGTGAGTACTCGGTAAATAACGGCGCCTTTAGCGATAGTACGGCAACGGTTGAAGATGGAGATAGTGTGGTGGTCCGCATTAGCACCGGATCCCAATACGGCACAGCGGTTACTGCGTCTCTTACCATTGGTGGGATAAGCGCCGACTTCACCGTAACAACCAAAGCAGAGCTCCTACCGGAGCCAGAGCCGCCGACAAGCGATTCTGTTAGGGTCGATTTCAACCTGAATATGCGCCATACCGTGGGCGGGGAATGCGAGTTCGACCGTCGCAAGTTCATAACCGTGCACGCGTCGAATACGGAGAATGACTGGATCGGCGGTAATGCGCAGAGTGCCGGGGCACCCAATGAAGATCCCGACCTGATGACCAACTTCCTGGATGGCTATGATGTCTATTTGGGACGGGATACCGGTGGCATGAAATGGCAACTGAGCCAGCTACCCGAGGACGGCGCGCGCCCTGGCTTTATCGACGAAGCAGCCGCGGCCAGTCAAGGTGGTGGTATGCGCTGGAATTACACCGAAGGTACTTCCGATAGTGCACAGCTTGCGCGACAGCACGAACACCGGGCGACGGATATGATTGTCGGCGGTCAGCAGCACCCCTACTGGCCCAACGGCGACGATACCGGCATGGGCTGGTCCTTCTCGACCACCGATACCGAGGAAGAGCCCTTCGGCACAGCAGTTGGCCATTATATGGCGAACTTCCTCTACGAGTATTTCAATCGGGGTGAAGGCGATGCCTACGGTCAGCCGAAACCCTTATTTCTCGAGGTAATGAACGAACCACTCTATGATCTGGTGGACTACCCGAAAACGAAAGACGAAGGTACCACGCCGGAAGATGTCTTCAAATTTCACAATGCCGTAGCCAATGAGGTAAGAGCCTATCGCGACGCCTGGGATCAGCCTTCCCACGACGATGTATTGATCGGCGGTTACACCGTGGCCTTCCCGGACTTTGACAAGGACAATTTCAATCGCTGGCAAGAGCGCGACAAACTGTTTATCGACATCGCCGGCGAAAATATGGATTTCCTGTCGATACATTTTTACGACTTTCCCGCAATTAGCGGAACACGACAGTTGCGTCGCGGCAGCAATGTGGAGGCCACATTCGATATGCTTGAGCAGTACAGCCTCATGGCCACCGGCGCGCGCATGCCTTTTCTGGTCTCCGAGATCGGAGCCACCGTGCACAGCATGATGAATGATCCCTGGTCTCCCGAGCGCGACGGCTACAAACTGCGCGCGCTCAACGGTCTGACCATGAACATGCTGGAGCGGCCGGATCAGATCCTCAAATCCATTCCGTTTGTGACCATCAAGGCCGAGTGGGGCCGCCAATCGGAAACTGTACCCTACTCTAACCGACTGATGCGCCAGAAGAAGGAGGCCAGTGGCGAGACTGGAGACGAGTGGGTGTATACCGAGTTCGTAAAGTTCTACCAGCTCTGGTCTGAAGTCAAAGGCACCCGCGTAGACAGCTGGGCCAGCGACCTCGACGTGCAAACCAATGCGTATGTAGACGGCAATACCGCATACCTGATCCTGAACAATTTGGAGGAAGAGGCGTCCACGCTGGATCTCTCTGTCCTAGGGGTAGCGGGCAACACTCTGCAGAGCGTGAATATCAAGGAGTTGCACTACGGCAATGACGGCAAACCGGTACTGGATGAAACCGAGTCCGCCGAAATGCCACAGGAGTTTGCCCTGAAGTCGCAAGCTACCGCGGTATTGAAGCTGACATTCGCGGACAGTATTGCGATCGCCAGCGACAGTATGGAAACCAAGTACTACGCGGATAAGTACATGCAGCCCATCACCGCCGGCTCAAAGCTGCAGTTTGCAATCAACGATGTGACTGTCGGCGAAAACGGTGAAGCAGTGCTGCGCCTGGGGATAGGCCGCGACCATGGTAAATCCCTGACACCGACGGTGACCATCAATGGAAATGCCGTCAGCGCACCAGAGGACTATCAGGGCTACGACCAGTACTATAACGGTAAGGGGCGCCCCCAATACTTTGGTGTCATTGAGATTCCAGTGGATATCGCCTACCTGCGCCAGGACAATGCGATCGAGATCGTATTTGATGATGATGGCGGTTTCCTGAGCACTGCAACCATGCAGGTATTCAACACCACGGCGCCACTGTCACGCGGTGCGCGCGAGTAG
- a CDS encoding beta-galactosidase → MLASLSLASVTVLLGACGNQGDAQKESETLLWNFESGQIPAAFQLENAKAELVNLGDGSALKFILNSKTHKDAGFTIAPETPWNWSELGNFAFALDIANPQSSSVHLYVTATDASGKTHNRNVQIAEHSTGTYFMELKGPDLTVETGMRGNPPSWNTEYQDIIWRWGDKQLDLSAVESVKFSVAGVLEDKTLVIDNVRLIQPKSLDENYLKGLVDKYGQNAKRDFVNKVGSVDQLREIASEEQSQLRDTPLPGRSQFGGWADGPQLEGTGYFRTEKVGGKWALVDPEGYLFFSSGIANVRLANTSTITGYDVDANVVPQRKEHDLTPEDSAGLNRVPLSAVATRYVSSPLRAEMFNWLPSYEGPLGDNFGYRREVHTGAVERGETFSFYRANLQRKYGLDDNTELMAAWRETTVDRMLTWGFTSFGNWVDPGYYHMDRIPYFANGWIIGDFKTVSSGNDYWSPLPDPFDPEFVKRADITAQQIADEVQGNPWCAGVFVDNEKSWGQEGSIASQYGVVINTLTRPAEESPSKAQFVDLMRKKYGEIAKLNLSWGTEIASWDALAEGVELTEFSDAMVADFSIMLEHYVDRYFKVVRDAVKHYMPNHLYMGARFASWGMTPEVRRAAAKYADVVSYNYYKEGVSEKSWQFLAELDRPSIIGEFHNGALDSGLVNPGLILASSQADRGKKYAEYMNSVIDNPYLVGAHWFQYIDSPLTGRAYDGENYNIGFVSVTDIPYQPLVDAAAEVNSKLYQRRFGEMLEASADAQ, encoded by the coding sequence ATGCTAGCGTCCTTATCTCTGGCATCAGTTACGGTATTGCTGGGTGCTTGTGGAAACCAGGGCGATGCACAGAAAGAAAGCGAAACCCTTCTGTGGAACTTTGAAAGCGGCCAGATACCTGCAGCGTTTCAGCTTGAGAATGCCAAGGCTGAATTGGTGAACTTGGGCGACGGATCGGCGCTAAAGTTCATCCTGAATTCAAAGACACACAAAGATGCCGGATTTACGATTGCCCCGGAGACTCCCTGGAACTGGAGTGAGCTAGGTAACTTTGCATTCGCGCTGGACATTGCAAACCCGCAATCATCATCCGTCCATCTGTATGTCACTGCCACGGACGCGTCTGGCAAGACACACAACCGGAATGTCCAGATTGCCGAACACTCTACCGGTACCTATTTCATGGAACTCAAGGGTCCTGACCTGACGGTAGAGACCGGCATGCGGGGAAATCCTCCCAGTTGGAATACGGAGTATCAGGACATCATCTGGCGCTGGGGCGATAAACAGCTGGATCTCAGTGCGGTGGAAAGCGTCAAGTTTTCCGTTGCTGGCGTGCTGGAGGACAAGACGCTGGTGATCGATAACGTTCGCCTAATCCAGCCCAAATCTCTGGACGAGAACTACCTGAAAGGCCTTGTGGATAAATATGGCCAGAACGCGAAGCGAGACTTCGTCAATAAAGTCGGTAGTGTCGATCAGCTACGTGAAATCGCATCCGAAGAGCAGTCGCAGCTACGGGATACTCCATTGCCCGGACGTTCGCAATTTGGCGGTTGGGCGGATGGTCCTCAACTGGAGGGGACTGGATACTTCCGCACAGAAAAAGTCGGTGGGAAATGGGCCCTGGTGGATCCGGAAGGGTATCTGTTCTTTTCCTCCGGTATTGCCAATGTCCGATTGGCCAATACTTCCACCATTACCGGCTACGATGTTGACGCGAATGTGGTTCCACAACGTAAAGAACATGACCTGACCCCGGAAGATTCAGCTGGCTTGAACCGGGTACCACTGTCTGCCGTTGCCACGCGGTATGTGAGCTCTCCCTTGCGTGCGGAGATGTTTAACTGGCTGCCGTCCTACGAAGGACCGCTGGGAGACAACTTCGGCTATCGCCGTGAAGTCCATACCGGGGCTGTCGAGCGTGGAGAAACATTCAGTTTTTATCGCGCCAACCTACAGCGTAAGTACGGCCTTGATGACAACACGGAACTGATGGCCGCATGGCGCGAGACGACTGTGGACCGCATGCTTACCTGGGGCTTCACCTCATTTGGTAACTGGGTTGATCCCGGTTACTACCATATGGATCGCATTCCCTATTTCGCCAATGGCTGGATCATTGGTGACTTTAAAACCGTCAGTAGTGGGAATGACTACTGGAGTCCGCTGCCCGATCCGTTTGATCCGGAGTTTGTAAAGCGGGCGGATATTACCGCGCAGCAAATCGCCGATGAGGTACAGGGTAATCCTTGGTGCGCCGGTGTATTTGTCGATAACGAAAAGAGCTGGGGGCAAGAAGGCTCCATTGCGTCCCAATATGGAGTCGTGATCAATACATTGACCCGACCCGCCGAGGAAAGCCCCAGCAAAGCCCAGTTTGTAGATTTGATGCGGAAGAAGTATGGCGAAATCGCTAAACTCAATCTCAGCTGGGGAACTGAAATCGCCTCGTGGGATGCGCTCGCAGAAGGTGTGGAACTGACAGAATTTAGCGATGCGATGGTGGCTGATTTCTCTATAATGCTCGAACACTATGTCGATCGCTACTTTAAGGTCGTGCGCGATGCCGTTAAGCACTATATGCCCAATCATCTCTACATGGGGGCGCGTTTCGCGAGCTGGGGGATGACACCGGAAGTACGTCGCGCTGCCGCAAAGTATGCGGATGTGGTGAGTTACAACTACTACAAGGAAGGCGTGAGCGAAAAGTCCTGGCAGTTCCTCGCGGAGCTCGATCGCCCCAGTATCATTGGCGAGTTCCATAACGGCGCGCTGGACTCCGGGTTAGTGAATCCCGGCTTGATTCTTGCCAGCTCCCAGGCGGATCGCGGCAAGAAATACGCGGAGTATATGAACAGTGTTATCGACAACCCCTACCTCGTGGGTGCGCACTGGTTCCAATATATTGATTCGCCTCTAACCGGACGTGCCTACGATGGGGAGAACTACAATATTGGTTTTGTCAGTGTGACGGATATCCCGTACCAGCCTCTGGTAGATGCCGCTGCTGAAGTAAATAGCAAACTCTACCAGCGTCGTTTTGGCGAGATGCTGGAGGCCTCGGCGGATGCTCAGTAA
- a CDS encoding MFS transporter: MPTNGRFSVLALIFISVVINYMDRTNISVAANAISQDLSLTPVQMGIIFSAFAWTYSIMQIPGGMIVDVVKVRILYPFILVAWSLATILQGLVSSLAALVGCRMAIGLFEAPSYPANNKIVTQWFNAQDRAGAIAVYTSGQFIGLAFLMPVLAVIQEWLGWRGLFVVSGVIGIVWAAVWYCLYREPSNEVRAVAPVEDSESSTNGGSTTSVTWQNIRLAFCSRKLWGIYIGQFCLGSTLIFFLTWFPTYLAEYRGLGELKTGFIASIPFLAAFCGVLLSGFLSDWMVRRGLSNEVARKVPVIAGLLLSGSVIGANFVDHPAWVTFFLSLSFFGNGLASISWVFVSLLAPKRMVGLVGGCFNFIGGLSAVVIPVAIGFLVQEGDFRPALFLIGVIALIGMSSYLFLVGKIEQVELPINDVANTKNPVMNY; this comes from the coding sequence ATGCCGACCAACGGGCGTTTCAGTGTATTGGCGCTGATCTTTATCAGTGTGGTGATCAATTATATGGACCGCACCAATATTTCGGTCGCGGCCAATGCAATTTCACAGGACTTGAGCCTTACCCCGGTACAGATGGGAATTATCTTTTCCGCGTTCGCCTGGACCTATTCCATCATGCAGATTCCAGGTGGAATGATCGTGGATGTGGTGAAGGTGCGGATTCTCTATCCGTTTATCCTAGTCGCCTGGTCGCTGGCGACAATCCTGCAGGGGCTTGTCAGTTCCCTGGCGGCGTTGGTCGGTTGCCGAATGGCCATAGGCCTGTTTGAAGCGCCGTCCTATCCTGCGAACAACAAGATTGTTACCCAATGGTTCAATGCGCAGGATCGGGCGGGGGCTATTGCTGTTTATACGTCCGGACAATTTATTGGGCTGGCTTTTCTAATGCCAGTCCTCGCGGTTATTCAGGAGTGGTTAGGCTGGCGCGGTTTGTTTGTGGTTTCCGGGGTAATTGGCATTGTTTGGGCGGCCGTCTGGTATTGTCTGTATCGTGAGCCTTCGAACGAGGTGAGGGCGGTTGCTCCAGTTGAGGATAGTGAATCCTCGACAAACGGGGGTTCTACGACCTCAGTGACCTGGCAAAATATTCGCTTGGCCTTTTGCAGCCGTAAACTGTGGGGCATCTATATCGGCCAATTTTGCCTCGGTAGCACACTAATCTTCTTTCTTACCTGGTTTCCAACCTATTTGGCCGAGTATCGCGGACTGGGCGAGCTAAAAACCGGCTTCATTGCCTCGATACCTTTTCTGGCAGCATTCTGCGGTGTATTACTTTCAGGCTTTCTGTCCGACTGGATGGTGAGACGCGGCTTATCCAACGAAGTTGCCAGAAAGGTACCCGTTATAGCCGGACTATTGTTGTCCGGCTCTGTAATAGGCGCCAACTTTGTTGACCACCCCGCCTGGGTAACCTTTTTCCTTTCACTATCGTTTTTTGGCAACGGTTTGGCATCGATTAGCTGGGTGTTCGTATCCCTGCTTGCACCTAAGCGCATGGTCGGTCTTGTCGGAGGTTGCTTTAACTTCATAGGTGGTCTTTCTGCGGTTGTAATACCGGTAGCGATAGGTTTTCTGGTGCAGGAAGGAGACTTTCGGCCCGCGCTATTTTTGATCGGCGTAATCGCATTGATCGGCATGAGTTCGTATCTGTTTCTTGTTGGCAAGATTGAACAGGTTGAATTACCGATCAACGATGTAGCCAATACCAAAAATCCAGTCATGAATTACTGA